The following are encoded together in the Brassica napus cultivar Da-Ae chromosome A9, Da-Ae, whole genome shotgun sequence genome:
- the LOC106400773 gene encoding protein STABILIZED1, giving the protein MVFLSIPNGETLSVDVNPNATTISAFEQLIHQRTDLPQPLLRYSLRMRNPSLANPDSILLSDLGVSRFSTLIIQIPLLGGMQAGGAAAPPPPKPRLDFLNSRPPSNYVAGLGRGATGFTTRSDIGPARAAPDLPDRSAAAAAAPAPAEKAEEDEETEEKGYDENQKFDEFEGNDAGLFANAEYDEDDKEADAIWESIDQRMDSRRKDRREAKLKEEIEKYRASNPKITEQFADLKRKLHTLSADEWDSIPEIGDYSLRNKKKKFESFVPIPDTLLEKAKKEKELVMALDPKSRAAGGSETPWGQTPVTDLTAVGEGRGTVLSLKLDRLSDSVSGQTVVDPKGYLTDLKSMKRTTDEEIYDRNRARLLYKSLTQSNPKNPNGWIAAARVEEMDGKIKAARLQIQRGCEECPKNEDVWLEACRLANPEDAKAVIARGVKLIPNSVKLWLEAAKLERDEENKSRVLRKGLEHIPDSVRLWKAVVELANEEDARILLHRAVECCPLHLELWLALARLETYENSRKVLNKAREKLSKEPAIWITAAKLEEANGNTQMVGKIIERGIKTLQREGVVIDRENWMNEAEASERAGSVATCQAIIKNTIGIGVEEEDRKRTWVADAEECKKRGSIETARAIYAHSLTVFLTKKSIWLKAAQLEKSHGSKESLDALLRKAVTYVPQAEVLWLMGAKEKWLAGDVPAARAILQEAYAAIPNSEEIWLAAFKLEFENKEPERARMLLAKARERGGTERVWMKSAIVERELGDVEAERRLINEGLKQFPRFFKLWLMRGQLEERFNHLEQARKAYESGLKHCPDCVPLWLALANLEERVTGLNKARAILTTARKKNPHVDELWLAAIRVELRHDNKREAEHLMSKALQECPTSGILWAADVEMAPRPRRKTKSMDAMKKCDRDPHVTAAVAKLFWQDKKVEKAGAWLKRAVTLAPDIGDFWALYYKFELQHGTEESQKEVLAKCVACEPKHGEKWQAISKAVENAHQPIEVILKKVVIALSKEQKAAA; this is encoded by the coding sequence ATGGTGTTCCTCTCGATTCCGAACGGAGAGACTCTCTCCGTCGACGTAAACCCTAACGCAACCACCATCTCCGCCTTCGAACAGTTAATCCACCAACGCACCGATCTCCCGCAGCCTCTCCTCCGCTACTCCCTCCGCATGCGAAACCCTAGCCTCGCCAATCCCGATTCAATCCTCCTATCCGATCTCGGCGTCTCTCGTTTCTCAACTCTGATCATCCAAATCCCTCTCCTCGGCGGGATGCAAGCAGGAGGAGCCgcagctcctcctcctccgaaGCCTCGTCTCGATTTCCTCAACTCGAGGCCTCCGTCGAATTACGTCGCCGGATTAGGTCGCGGCGCTACGGGATTCACCACTCGTTCCGATATCGGTCCTGCTCGCGCGGCTCCCGATCTTCCCGATAGATCCGCCGCGGCTGCTGCGGCTCCCGCTCCGGCGGAGAAGGCGGAGGAGGACGAGGAGACGGAGGAGAAGGGGTACGATGAGAATCAGAAGTTTGATGAGTTTGAAGGGAACGATGCTGGTTTGTTTGCTAATGCGGAGTACGATGAGGATGACAAGGAGGCTGATGCGATCTGGGAGTCTATTGATCAGAGGATGGATTCGAGGAGGAAAGACAGGAGGGAGGCGAAGCTCAAGGAGGAGATTGAGAAGTATAGAGCGAGTAACCCTAAGATTACTGAGCAGTTTGCTGATTTGAAGAGGAAGTTGCATACTTTATCTGCGGATGAGTGGGATAGTATTCCTGAGATTGGGGATTACTCGCTGcgtaacaagaagaagaagtttgagAGCTTTGTGCCTATTCCGGATACTCTTTTGGAGAAGGCTAAGAAGGAGAAGGAGCTTGTCATGGCGTTGGATCCGAAGAGCAGAGCCGCTGGGGGTTCGGAGACGCCGTGGGGGCAGACTCCGGTGACGGATTTGACTGCTGTGGGTGAGGGGAGAGGTACTGTGTTGTCATTGAAGCTTGATAGGTTGTCGGATTCTGTCTCGGGGCAGACTGTTGTTGATCCTAAAGGCTACTTGACTGATTTGAAGAGTATGAAGAGGACCACTGATGAAGAGATTTACGATCGGAATAGAGCTAGGTTGTTGTACAAGAGTCTGACTCAGTCGAATCCGAAGAATCCCAATGGGTGGATTGCTGCAGCTAGAGTTGAGGAGATGGATGGGAAGATTAAGGCAGCTAGGCTTCAGATTCAGAGGGGCTGCGAAGAGTGCCCGAAGAATGAGGATGTTTGGCTTGAAGCTTGTAGGTTGGCTAATCCGGAAGATGCCAAGGCGGTGATTGCGAGGGGTGTTAAGCTGATTCCCAATTCTGTGAAGCTTTGGTTGGAGGCTGCGAAGCTGGAGCGTGACGAGGAGAACAAGAGTAGGGTGCTGAGGAAGGGACTGGAGCATATTCCAGACTCGGTGAGGCTGTGGAAGGCTGTTGTTGAGTTGGCTAATGAGGAAGATGCTAGGATTCTGCTTCACAGGGCTGTGGAGTGCTGCCCTTTGCATCTCGAGCTGTGGCTGGCACTTGCGAGGCTTGAAACATATGAGAATTCAAGGAAGGTGTTGAATAAAGCGAGAGAGAAGCTCTCTAAGGAGCCGGCTATTTGGATTACAGCTGCTAAGCTTGAGGAAGCTAATGGGAACACGCAGATGGTGGGGAAGATTATTGAAAGGGGTATAAAGACTCTGCAGCGAGAAGGGGTTGTTATTGACCGAGAAAATTGGATGAACGAGGCTGAGGCCTCTGAGAGAGCAGGGTCTGTCGCAACATGCCAGGCAATTATCAAGAACACTATTGGTATTGGAGTCGAGGAAGAGGATAGAAAGAGAACATGGGTTGCTGATGCCGAGGAGTGCAAGAAGAGGGGTTCCATTGAGACTGCAAGAGCAATATATGCCCATTCTCTTACTGTATTCTTGACCAAGAAAAGCATCTGGCTTAAAGCGGCTCAGCTTGAAAAGAGCCACGGGAGCAAGGAGTCCCTTGATGCTTTGTTGCGTAAGGCTGTGACATATGTCCCTCAGGCTGAAGTTCTCTGGCTCATGGGTGCTAAAGAGAAGTGGCTTGCTGGAGATGTTCCAGCAGCCCGTGCTATTCTACAAGAGGCTTATGCTGCAATTCCCAACTCGGAAGAGATCTGGCTTGCTGCTTTCAAGCTTGAGTTTGAGAACAAGGAGCCGGAGAGGGCGAGAATGCTTCTTGCGAAGGCAAGGGAGAGAGGAGGGACTGAGAGGGTGTGGATGAAATCAGCCATTGTTGAGAGAGAACTTGGCGACGTGGAGGCGGAGAGGAGACTGATTAATGAAGGCTTGAAGCAGTTCCCAAGATTCTTCAAGCTTTGGTTGATGCGTGGGCAGCTCGAGGAACGGTTCAATCATCTGGAACAGGCCAGAAAAGCTTATGAATCTGGTTTAAAGCACTGTCCAGATTGCGTTCCTCTGTGGCTGGCGCTCGCTAATCTTGAAGAGAGAGTGACTGGGCTGAACAAAGCCCGGGCTATTCTCACCACGGCCAGGAAGAAGAATCCTCACGTAGATGAGCTATGGTTGGCTGCTATACGTGTTGAACTCAGGCATGACAACAAGAGAGAAGCAGAGCACCTGATGTCAAAGGCTCTCCAAGAGTGTCCTACCAGTGGTATCCTCTGGGCTGCGGACGTAGAGATGGCGCCACGTCCTCGCCGGAAAACAAAGAGTATGGATGCCATGAAGAAGTGTGATCGCGACCCGCATGTCACTGCAGCCGTTGCCAAGCTCTTCTGGCAAGACAAGAAGGTGGAGAAAGCCGGGGCGTGGTTAAAACGGGCTGTGACCCTCGCCCCAGATATTGGTGATTTCTGGGCGTTGTACTACAAATTTGAACTTCAACATGGGACTGAAGAGAGCCAGAAGGAGGTCCTTGCCAAATGTGTGGCTTGTGAGCCGAAGCATGGTGAGAAGTGGCAAGCTATCTCAAAAGCGGTGGAGAATGCACACCAGCCTATCGAGGTCATCTTGAAGAAAGTCGTGATTGCATTGAGCAAGGAACAGAAGGCTGCTGCTTGA
- the LOC106351710 gene encoding protein ACCELERATED CELL DEATH 6-like yields the protein MDSSEADLDRVEAQRSTDVSRGQRKRRYFLVSLIKRGISRIFRSLGPLQDGVQLGSYSVSRLFSDFRLSDFFAFSGVYVPMSPEIFSAVSEGDAECMTKLRSSVTPAECLRSDQGDSVLHLAAAGGHVELVKTIASTWPFLLMELDSKDQLPLHVAARARHGSVVNTLIDIVTFLSNKMSAARSERLNPYVLKNKDGDTALHLAMKCLNVYCVIPLGETYPQAWFLANNKGISPLFIAVQEGFTELVKYLLENLDNDETDLQLEGRKDLVHVALKARNTDIIDFILKKYPSLENERDEEGMTCLSFGASIGFYKGVCNLLDRSTRGVYECNDDGSFPIHIAVQKCHMGVVFAILIRCPNSKHLLNRKGQNILHIASRSGKAAFFLSVLLERTSKVQLMEKQDIDGNTPLHLATISWRPRTIYLLLFHYKGKCMNTVNNDGLTSNFFFQQKVTLMVLLYFYTSARQSTWLMFKKKITRRTDPPAGDKNKDYVNTLLVVAALVATVTFAAGFTIPGGFNSSEPNQGLPTLAGDRKLTYFMVFDILAMQSSIVTIATLIWAQLGDPALVHTSLNVALPSLFFALLCMPVAFYFGVFVVFARVKGLVIFLDVASAVFIFLMLFLLGPHVLLRIPGIPAAFGAYFVLFVLLVDDDHHEQASTAKISSEEASAAKSSSEEASAAKISVTTKKVLTRKSVSF from the exons ATGGACAGTTCTGAAGCAGATTTAGATAGAGTTGAGGCACAAAGGTCAACGGATGTATCTCGAGGTCAACGGAAACGAAGATACTTTCTCGTGAGTCTGATAAAGCGTGGAATCTCACGCATATTCCGTTCACTGGGTCCCCTTCAAGATGGAGTACAGTTGGGGTCCTACTCTGTGTCAAGACTCTTTAGTGATTTCAGATTGTCAGATTTTTTTGCCTTTTCCGGTGTATATGTTCCCATGAGTCCTGAGATCTTTAGCGCAGTGAGTGAGGGTGATGCTGAATGTATGACGAAATTGAGAAGCAGCGTTACCCCAGCAGAATGTCTCAGAAGCGATCAAGGAGATTCCGTTCTCCACCTTGCTGCTGCTGGGGGCCATGTTGAATTAGTGAAGACAATAGCCTCTACATGGCCATTTCTTCTTATGGAGCTTGATTCGAAGGATCAGCTTCCGCTTCATGTGGCGGCTCGTGCACGTCATGGATCTGTTGTTAATACTCTAATTGATATAGTAACATTTTTGTCAAACAAAATGTCTGCTGCAAGGTCGGAACGCTTGAATCCATATGTTCTGAAGAACAAAGATGGAGATACTGCTCTACACTTGGCCATGAAATGCCTGAATGTATATTGTGTCATTCCTCTAGGAGAAACATACCCGCAAGCTTGGTTTCTTGCGAATAACAAGGGAATCTCTCCTTTGTTTATAGCCGTACAAGAGGGATTTACAGAATTGGTGAAATATTTGTTGGAGAATTTAGACAATGATGAAACAGATTTGCAGTTGGAAGGAAGAAAAGATCTTGTGCACGTTGCCTTGAAGGCCAGGAACacag ATAtcattgattttattttaaaaaagtatcCCAGTCTGGAGAACGAACGAGATGAAGAAGGAATGACTTGTCTTTCATTTGGAGCATCCATAGGATTCTATAAAGGAGTATGCAACCTGTTAGACCGATCAACAAGAGGTGTTTATGAATGCAACGATGATGGCTCTTTTCCAATCCATATCGCTGTGCAGAAATGTCACATGGGAGTTGTTTTCGCAATTCTAATACGGTGTCCTAATTCAAAACACCTGCTTAACAGGAAAGGTCAAAACATTCTACACATTGCATCAAGGAGTGGGAAAGCAgcattttttctttctgttcTGCTCGAGAGAACTAGTAAGGTCCAACTGATGGAGAAGCAAGATATAGATGGGAATACACCTCTGCACCTGGCTACCATATCGTGGCGCCCTCGTACTATTTATCTCCTTCTGTTTCATTACAAGGGCAAATGCATGAACACAGTGAACAACGATGGTCtaacatctaattttttttttc AACAGAAGGTGACACTGATGGTGTTATTATACTTTTACACGTCAGCAAGACAATCTACATGGCTGATGTTCAAGAAAAAGATAACAAGACGAACAGATCCACCTGCTGGTGACAAAAACAAAGACTACGTCAACACTCTTCTAGTGGTTGCAGCTCTTGTAGCAACCGTAACTTTTGCTGCTGGTTTTACAATACCTGGTGGCTTTAACAGCTCTGAACCAAACCAAGGGTTGCCAACTCTAGCTGGCGACCGGAAACTCACCTACTTTATGGTATTTGACATCCTGGCAATGCAGAGCTCCATCGTGACAATAGCTACTCTAATCTGGGCGCAGTTGGGTGATCCAGCACTCGTTCACACATCTTTAAATGTGGCATTGCCATCACTGTTTTTCGCTCTTCTCTGCATGCCGGTGGCCTTTTATTTTGgcgtttttgttgtttttgctCGTGTTAAAGGGCTTGTGATTTTCCTCGACGTTGCCTCTGCGGTCTTCATCTTCCTAATGCTCTTTCTTCTTGGCCCTCACGTTCTCCTACGTATACCTGGCATCCCTGCTGCCTTTGGTGCCTATTTCGTGCTATTTGTGTTGCTTGTCGATGATGACCACCATGAGCAGGCTTCTACTGCAAAGATCTCCAGTGAAGAGGCTTCTGCTGCAAAGAGCTCCAGTGAAGAGGCTTCGGCTGCAAAGATCTCAGTGACAACAAAGAAAGTACTTACACGAAAGTCTGTTTCGTTCTAG
- the LOC106350215 gene encoding protein ACCELERATED CELL DEATH 6-like translates to MDEPSSLSLSQDYSKVSCISHLLQLVFLPFLETVDLFFFSYRSLFKQSRFDMDSSEACLDRIESQRSTDVSHDQRNRRYFLMNLMNNGANRICSRGSPESQRECTQPPKGDKEFLTSLRLSDLYNLPGESVAMNSEILSAMRAGNIEFLEKMKRFETPMACFKNNKGDSILHLAASYGHLELAKGIVSACPSLLLEPNWEDRVPLHVAARGGHYAVVEALVASVTCFSAGLSEEERERLLNLYVLKDKDGDTPLHLALKDLNEKTERRTKNQSISHLVMHQRSIRCSSFQTRLMETAACLVNASQHVSFLANKDGISPLYLAVLAGNVSLVNAMLNVQGKTSDLASQLEGRKSLVHAALKAKTTDVLDIILNEDPCLLNERDEDGRTCLSAGASVGFYKGVCKLLDRSTSSVFECDDDGSFPIHIAVEKGHVDVVKEILKRCPDSIEQLNKEGQNVLHIAAKSGKAVSFLMGYIKRLGTKNHLIKEQDVNGNTPLHLATINWRPRTTFAMTNPKILNIQNKDGLRPLDIAEINLQSDYVLRERMTLMVLLCVYKPRGVTWRPTSGMTLRSRSETLSGYGEKYKDRVNVLLLVAALVATITFAAGFTMPGGFNNSGMAVLVDDKTFSNFLVCDTLAMQCSVIAIVALIWAQLGDQELAHRAFHLALPSLFFALFFMSSAFIYGVNAAVQQNIVLDDKIHIISAIFCNVMLILLGPYVIPQVSGIPLVQDLTSLYLYVLLWFVSEDDDEKHHISKCVKKESMGSSRVEQV, encoded by the exons ATGGACGAACCatctagtctctctctctctcaagattATAGCAAAGTCTCTTGCATTTCTCATCTCCTTCAACTTGTTTTCCTCCCTTTTCTTGAAACCGTtgacttgtttttcttttcttatcgGAGTCTTTTCAAACAATCTAGGTTTGACATGGATAGCTCAGAAGCTTGTCTAGATAGAATTGAGTCACAGAGGTCAACGGACGTGTCTCATGACCAACGAAATCGAAGATACTTCCTCATGAACCTGATGAATAACGGTGCGAACAGAATCTGTTCACGAGGTTCCCCTGAAAGCCAAAGAGAATGCACGCAGCCACCTAAGGGAGACAAGGAGTTCTTAACCAGTCTCAGACTTTCTGATCTTTACAACCTCCCAGGTGAATCTGTGGCCATGAACTCAGAGATTCTCAGTGCAATGCGAGCCGGGAACATAGAGTTTTTGGAAAAGATGAAGAGGTTCGAAACTCCAATGGCATGTTTCAAGAACAACAAGGGAGATTCCATTCTCCACCTTGCTGCTTCTTACGGCCATCTTGAGCTAGCGAAAGGCATAGTCTCTGCATGCCCGTCTCTTCTATTGGAGCCAAACTGGGAGGACCGGGTTCCACTTCATGTGGCGGCTCGTGGTGGCCATTATGCGGTAGTTGAGGCTCTTGTTGCATCAGTAACATGTTTTTCAGCTGGACTATCTGAAGAAGAGAGGGAGAGGTTGTTGAACCTCTATGTTCTCAAGGACAAAGATGGAGATACTCCTCTCCACTTAGCGTTGAAAGACCTCAATGAAAAAACAGAG CGTCGTACCAAGAACCAATCCATATCTCACCTTGTTATGCATCAACGAAGCATCAGATGCAGTTCATTTCAAACAAGACTGATGGAGACAGCTGCTTGTCTAGTGAATGCAAGCCAACATGTTTCGTTTCTTGCAAATAAGGATGGAATATCACCCTTGTATCTGGCAGTTTTAGCTGGTAATGTATCCCTTGTGAATGCAATGTTGAACGTCCAAGGGAAAACCTCTGACTTAGCCTCACAATTAGAAGGGAGAAAATCACTTGTTCATGCAGCCTTAAAGGCCAAGACTACAG ATGTTCTTGACATTATTCTCAATGAAGACCCATGCCTTCTCAACGAGCGAGATGAAGATGGAAGAACTTGTCTCTCGGCTGGAGCATCTGTAGGGTTTTATAAAGGCGTATGCAAGCTACTAGACCGGTCAACCTCAAGCGTCTTTGAATGCGACGATGATGGTTCCTTTCCCATCCATATAGCAGTGGAGAAAGGTCATGTGGACGTTGTTAAAGAGATTCTAAAACGTTGTCCAGACTCAATAGAGCAGCTTAACAAAGAAGGCCAGAACGTTCTTCACATTGCAGCAAAGAGTGGGAAAGCTGTATCATTTCTGATGGGTTATATCAAGAGACTTGGAACAAAGAACCATCTTATCAAGGAGCAAGATGTGAACGGGAACACACCTTTGCACCTAGCCACCATTAACTGGCGTCCTCGAACTACCTTTGCTATGACTAACCCCAAGATCTTGAATATACAGAACAAAGATGGCTTGAGACCTTTGGATATTGCAGAGATAAATCTGCAGTCTGACTACGTTTTGAGAGAG AGAATGACTTTGATGGTCTTGCTATGCGTTTACAAGCCAAGAGGTGTTACTTGGCGTCCAACCAGTGGGATGACTTTAAGAAGCAGATCAGAGACTCTAAGTGGTTATGGCGAAAAATACAAAGACCGTGTCAACGTACTTCTACTAGTGGCAGCTCTTGTAGCAACCATAACGTTTGCGGCAGGTTTTACAATGCCAGGTGGGTTTAACAACTCGGGCATGGCTGTTTTGGTCGATGACAAGACCTTCTCAAACTTTCTGGTATGTGACACCTTGGCAATGCAATGCTCCGTTATAGCAATAGTTGCTCTTATTTGGGCACAGTTGGGAGATCAAGAACTCGCGCACAGAGCTTTTCATCTGGCTTTGCCGTCACTCTTCTTTGCGTTATTCTTCATGTCTTCAGCATTCATTTACGGCGTCAATGCTGCAGTACAACAAAACATAGTGCTTGATGACAAGATACATATTATATCTGCGATCTTCTGTAATGTGATGCTTATCCTCCTTGGACCTTACGTTATCCCTCAGGTCTCTGGCATTCCTTTGGTTCAAGATTTAACCAGTCTTTATCTCTATGTTCTTTTGTGGTTTGTTAGTGAAGACGATGATGAGAAACATCACATCTCCAAGTGTGTGAAGAAAGAGTCCATGGGATCCTCAAGGGTGGaacaagtttaa
- the LOC106347616 gene encoding E3 ubiquitin-protein ligase RMA1-like, with protein sequence MAMDQSFEDAYGELYGEGAFSFNNNTKPDPITTSVPSSDDSSFDCNICLDSVQEPVVTLCGHLFCWPCIHKWLHVQTDEHQSHKQCPVCKSKVSHSTLVPLYGRGGGNSQEKDKNGDVPRRPVYKLEMANSSTDLRLSQRVHFDNRHGGYYPVNSLSYSPVMDPMMVMVGEMVATRLFGTRVMDRFTYRDTYNLAGTSGPRMRRQIMQADKSLGRISLFLICCVFLCLLLF encoded by the coding sequence ATGGCCATGGACCAATCCTTTGAAGATGCTTATGGAGAACTCTATGGAGAAGGTGCATTTTCtttcaacaacaacaccaaGCCAGACCCAATCACAACCTCGGTTCCTTCTTCCGATGATTCCAGCTTCGACTGCAACATATGCCTAGACTCAGTTCAAGAACCCGTTGTTACTCTCTGTGGCCACCTCTTCTGCTGGCCCTGCATCCACAAATGGCTTCACGTACAGACCGATGAGCACCAGAGTCATAAACAGTGTCCCGTTTGTAAATCCAAAGTCTCTCACTCTACGCTTGTTCCTTTGTACGGACGAGGCGGTGGCAATAGCCAGGAGAAAGATAAAAACGGCGATGTGCCTAGGAGACCGGTTTACAAGCTCGAGATGGCGAATTCAAGTACTGATCTCCGGTTATCTCAACGGGTTCATTTCGATAACCGGCATGGTGGTTACTACCCTGTCAACAGTTTGTCGTACTCTCCTGTTATGGATCCGATGATGGTGATGGTTGGGGAAATGGTAGCGACGAGGCTGTTTGGAACACGGGTGATGGATAGATTCACGTACCGGGACACTTACAATCTCGCGGGGACTAGCGGGCCGAGGATGAGAAGGCAGATCATGCAGGCTGATAAATCGCTGGGGAGAATCTCCCTCTTTTTAATATGTTGTGTGTTTCTGTGTCTTCTACTGTTTTAG
- the LOC106347614 gene encoding thioredoxin M2, chloroplastic-like isoform X2 encodes MAAAFTCTSLPPLSLRSETKAAASSSLSARRLFAVSPESGGLRIRLSQSPSSLTSIQPRVPRLRRGVVVVCEAQETTTDFSIVNDSTWDSLVLKADGPVLVDFWAPWCGPCKMIDPLVNELAQQYTGKVKFYKLNTDDSPSTPSQYNVRSIPTIMIFVDGEKKDAIIGAVPKSTLTSSIDKFLQ; translated from the exons ATGGCTGCTGCTTTCACCTGTACCTCTCTCCCTCCGCTCTCTCTCCGTTCAGAGACGAAAGCCGCAGCATCCTCCTCACTCTCAGCTCGCCGGCTCTTCGCCGTGTCGCCGGAATCAGGAGGATTGAGAATCCGTCTTTCTCAGTCGCCGTCCTCGTTGACCTCGATTCAACCTAGGGTTCCTCGATTACGAAGAGGCGTCGTCGTCGTCTGCGAAGCTCAGGAAACTACGACTGACT TTTCAATAGTGAACGACTCGACGTGGGATTCTCTAGTTCTCAAGGCAGACGGCCCTGTACTTGTCGACTTCTGGGCACCATGGTGTGGACCTTGCAAAATGATTGACCCGCTCGTGAATGAGCTAGCACAACAGTACACCGGGAAGGTCAAGTTCTACAAACTAAACACCGACGACTCTCCTTCAACCCCAAGCCAGTACAATGTTAGAAGCATCCCAACGATCATGATCTTTGTCGATGGCGAGAAGAAGGACGCAATCATAGGTGCAGTGCCCAAATCCACACTCACGTCTAGCATTGACAAGTTCTTGCAATGA
- the LOC106347614 gene encoding thioredoxin M2, chloroplastic-like isoform X1, protein MAAAFTCTSLPPLSLRSETKAAASSSLSARRLFAVSPESGGLRIRLSQSPSSLTSIQPRVPRLRRGVVVVCEAQETTTDLVSIVNDSTWDSLVLKADGPVLVDFWAPWCGPCKMIDPLVNELAQQYTGKVKFYKLNTDDSPSTPSQYNVRSIPTIMIFVDGEKKDAIIGAVPKSTLTSSIDKFLQ, encoded by the exons ATGGCTGCTGCTTTCACCTGTACCTCTCTCCCTCCGCTCTCTCTCCGTTCAGAGACGAAAGCCGCAGCATCCTCCTCACTCTCAGCTCGCCGGCTCTTCGCCGTGTCGCCGGAATCAGGAGGATTGAGAATCCGTCTTTCTCAGTCGCCGTCCTCGTTGACCTCGATTCAACCTAGGGTTCCTCGATTACGAAGAGGCGTCGTCGTCGTCTGCGAAGCTCAGGAAACTACGACTGACT TAGTTTCAATAGTGAACGACTCGACGTGGGATTCTCTAGTTCTCAAGGCAGACGGCCCTGTACTTGTCGACTTCTGGGCACCATGGTGTGGACCTTGCAAAATGATTGACCCGCTCGTGAATGAGCTAGCACAACAGTACACCGGGAAGGTCAAGTTCTACAAACTAAACACCGACGACTCTCCTTCAACCCCAAGCCAGTACAATGTTAGAAGCATCCCAACGATCATGATCTTTGTCGATGGCGAGAAGAAGGACGCAATCATAGGTGCAGTGCCCAAATCCACACTCACGTCTAGCATTGACAAGTTCTTGCAATGA
- the LOC106351707 gene encoding CASP-like protein 1C1 — MAKLTKRIGALVLRLAAFGAALAALIVMVTSRERASFFAVSLEAKYTDMAAFKYFVIANAVVSVYSFLVLFLPKESLLWKFVVVLDLVMTMLLTSSISAALAVAQVGKKGNANAGWLPICGQVPKFCDQVTGALIAGFVALVLYVLLLLYSLHSVVDPFLLQKS, encoded by the exons ATGGCGAAGTTGACAAAGAGAATAGGTGCGCTTGTGCTACGGTTAGCGGCCTTTGGGGCGGCTCTCGCTGCTTTGATAGTTATGGTCACTAGCCGCGAGAGAGCTTCCTTCTTTGCCGTCTCTCTTGAAGCTAAGTACACCGATATGGCCGCCTTTAA GTATTTTGTGATCGCAAACGCTGTCGTGAGTGTTTACAGCTTTctagttctgtttcttcctaAGGAGAGTTTACTGTGGAAGTTCGTCGTCGTCTTGGATTTG GTGATGACAATGCTACTAACGTCAAGCATATCAGCGGCGTTAGCGGTGGCGCAAGTGGGAAAGAAAGGAAACGCAAACGCAGGTTGGCTTCCAATTTGCGGCCAAGTTCCAAAGTTTTGCGATCAGGTCACCGGAGCTCTCATTGCCGGCTTCGTCGCACTCGTCCTCTACGTCTTGTTACTCTTATACTCTCTTCACTCCGTCGTCGATCCTTTTCTTCTCCAGAAATCTTGA